From one Triticum aestivum cultivar Chinese Spring chromosome 4B, IWGSC CS RefSeq v2.1, whole genome shotgun sequence genomic stretch:
- the LOC123092308 gene encoding neutral/alkaline invertase 1, mitochondrial, with product MAAAAISHLRRGAQRHALLYLSRRHFSSPSSLAAAAPLAAAARRLLSTLVESGTSSKAGSYKPPPLDPFRAALAPASPPLESPPLEDPPATPPLPEVASAAAGPEQDPVVLQNEQLEGLKAGLEAVRSREESPEEKEAWWLLNRAVVNYCGSAVGTVAANDPSTANHMLNYDQVFIRDFVPSAIAFLLRGESDIVKNFLLHTLQLQSWEKTVDCYSPGQGLMPASFKVRSVPLDGNNEAFEEVLDPDFGESAIGRVAPVDSGLWWIILLRAYGKITGDYALQERVDVQTGIRLILNLCLTDGFDMFPTLLVTDGSCMIDRRMGIHGHPLEIQALFYSALRCAREMVSTDDGSKNLIRVINNRLSALSFHIREYYWVDMKKINEIYRYKTEEYSHDAINKFNIYPEQIPSWLADWIPDKGGYLIGNLQPAHMDFRFFSLGNLWAIVSSLATQKQAEGILNLIETKWDDIVANMPLKICYPALEYEEWRIITGCDPKNTPWSYHNGGSWPTLLWQFTLACIKMGRPDLARRAVEAVEKRLSDDKWPEYYDTRTGRFIGKQSRLYQTWTIAGFLSSKMLLDCPEMASILICDEDLELLEGCACGLSNSARIKCSRRAARSQVLV from the exons ATGGCGGCCGCCGCCATCTCCCACCTCCGCCGGGGAGCGCAGCGCCACGCGCTCCTATACCTCTCGCGCCGCCACTTCTCCTCTccgtcctccctcgccgccgccgccccgctcgccgccgctgCTCGCCGCCTTCTCTCTACGTTGGTGGAATCCGGCACGTCCTCGAAGGCGGGAAGCTATAAGCCCCCGCCCCTCGACCCCTTCCGCGCTGCCCTCGCTCCAGCGTCTCCGCCGCTGGAGTCGCCTCCCCTCGAGGACCCCCCCGCTACCCCGCCGCTCCCGGAGGTAGCTTCTGCGGCCGCGGGGCCCGAGCAGGATCCGGTGGTTTTGCAGAACGAGCAATTGGAGGGCCTGAAGGCAGGGCTGGAGGCGGTGAGGAGTAGGGAGGAGTCGCCGGAGGAGAAGGAAGCGTGGTGGTTGCTCAACCGCGCTGTCGTGAATTACTGCGGCAGCGCCGTTGGCACGGTGGCAGCGAACGACCCTTCCACGGCCAACCATATGCTTAATTACGACCAGGTCTTCATCAGGGATTTCGTGCCATCTGCCATCGCCTTCCTCCTCAGAGGTGAGAGCGACATCGTGAAGAACTTCTTGCTGCACACCTTGCAGCTCCAG AGTTGGGAGAAGACAGTGGATTGCTACAGTCCTGGTCAGGGGTTGATGCCTGCTAGTTTTAAAGTCAGATCCGTGCCTTTAGATGGAaacaatgaagcatttgaggaggTTCTTGACCCTGACTTCGGAGAGTCAGCCATTGGGCGGGTAGCACCTGTCGACTCTG GACTTTGGTGGATAATTCTACTGAGGGCATATGGTAAAATCACTGGAGACTATGCCCTACAAGAAAGGGTTGATGTGCAGACAGGCATCAGACTAATCCTGAATTTATGCTTGACTGATGGATTCGACATGTTCCCTACGTTGTTAGTCACCGATGGATCATGCATGATTGATCGGAGGATGGGAATCCATGGGCATCCTCTTGAGATCCAG GCTCTGTTTTATTCTGCTTTGCGCTGTGCCCGTGAAATGGTCAGTACAGATGATGGATCTAAGAACTTGATCCGtgttatcaacaacaggctcagtGCTCTGTCCTTTCACATAAGAGAGTACTATTGGGTTGATATGAAGAAGATAAATGAGATTTATCGCTACAAGACTGAGGAGTACTCACATGATGCTATCAATAAGTTCAACATCTACCCAGAGCAAATCCCATCCTGGCTTGCAGATTGGATTCCTGATAAGGGTGGTTACCTTATAGGAAACCTACAACCAGCTCACATGGATTTCAGGTTTTTTTCTCTTGGAAATCTCTGGGCGATTGTTTCCTCTTTAGCAACTCAAAAGCAAGCAGAGGGTATCCTGAACCTCATTGAAACCAAATGGGATGATATAGTTGCAAATATGCCTCTCAAGATATGCTACCCTGCTCTGGAGTACGAGGAATGGCGTATTATAACTGGTTGCGACCCCAAAAACAC GCCCTGGTCGTATCATAACGGTGGATCTTGGCCTACATTGCTATGGCAG TTCACCCTAGCCTGTATCAAGATGGGTAGGCCTGACTTGGCAAGGAGGGCTGTTGAAGCCGTGGAGAAGAGGCTCTCAGATGACAAGTGGCCAGAATATTATGACACCAGGACAGGAAGGTTTATTGGAAAACAGTCGAGGCTATATCAGACATGGACAATTGCAGGGTTTCTTAGCTCTAAAATGCTTTTGGACTGTCCAGAGATGGCATCAATATTAATATGTGACGAAGATCTCGAGCTACTGGAAGGCTGTGCTTGTGGCCTGAGCAACAGCGCTCGCATCAAATGCTCCCGTCGTGCAGCCAGGTCTCAAGTCCTTGTGTAG